In one window of Lynx canadensis isolate LIC74 chromosome A3, mLynCan4.pri.v2, whole genome shotgun sequence DNA:
- the PLEK gene encoding pleckstrin — MEPKRIREGYLVKRGSVFNTWKPMWVVLLEDGIEFYKKKSDNSPKGMIPLKGSTLTSPCQDFGKRMFVFKITTTKQQDHFFQAAFLEERDAWVRDIKKAIKCIEGGQKFARKSTRRSIRLPETVDLGALYLSMKDTEKGIKELNLEKDKKIFNHCFTGNCVIDWLVSNKSVRNRQEGLMIASSLLNEGYLQPAGELSKNAVDGTAENPFLDNPDAFYYFPDSGFFCEENSSDDDVILKEEFRGVVIKQGCLLKQGHRRKNWKVRKFILREDPAYLHYYDPAGGEDPLGAIHLRGCVVTSVESNPDGRKSEEENLFEIITADEVHYFLQAATAKERTEWIKAIQVASRTGK, encoded by the exons GGAAGTGTGTTCAACACCTGGAAACCCATGTGGGTTGTATTGTTAGAAGATGGAATTGAATTCTATAAGAAGAAAAGTGACAACAGCCCCAAAGGAATGATCCCCCTGAAAGGAAGCACACTGACTAGTCCTTGTCAAGACTTTGGCAAAAGGATG tttgtgTTTAAGATCACTACGACCAAACAGCAGGACCACTTCTTCCAGGcagccttcctggaggagagagATGCTTGGGTTCGAGACATCAAGAAGGCCATTAAATGCATTGAAGGAGGTCAGAAGTTTGCAAGGAAATCTACCAGGAGGTCCATTCGACTGCCAGAAACCGTTGACTTAGG TGCCTTGTATCTGTCCATGAAAGAcactgaaaaaggaataaaagagctGAATCTAGAGAAGGACAAGAAGATTTTTAATCACTGCTTCACAG GCAACTGTGTCATCGACTGGCTGGTTTCCAATAAGTCTGTTCGGAATCGCCAGGAAGGTCTCATGATTGCCTCCTCGCTGCTCAATGAAGGGTACCTGCAGCCTGCTGGAGAACTGTCCAAGAATGCAGTGGATGGAACTGCTGAAAACCCTTTCCTGGACAACCCTGATGCCTTCTACTACTTT CCAGACAGCGGGTTCTTCTGTGAAGAGAATTCCAGTGATGACGATGTGATTCTGAAAGAAGAATTCAGAGGGGTCGTTATCAAGCAAGGATGTTTACTGAAACAG GGGCACAGGAGGAAAAACTGGAAAGTGAGGAAGTTCATTCTGAGAGAAGACCCTGCCTACCTGCACTACTATGACCCTGCTGGG GGGGAAGATCCCCTGGGAGCAATTCACTTGAGAGGCTGTGTAGTGACTTCAGTGGAGAGCAACCCAGATG GCAGGAAAAGCGAAGAAGAAAACCTCTTTGAGATCATCACAGCTGATGAAGTTCATTATTTCTTGCAAGCGGCCACTGCCAAGGAGCGCACTGAGTGGATCAAAGCCATCCAGGTGGCCTCTCGGACTGGGAAGTGA